A window from Triticum aestivum cultivar Chinese Spring chromosome 6D, IWGSC CS RefSeq v2.1, whole genome shotgun sequence encodes these proteins:
- the LOC123144677 gene encoding cysteine-rich and transmembrane domain-containing protein WIH2: MSYYGQQQAPVGAPPQQGYPPQGYPPAVYPPPQQGYPPAGYGQQGYPPQQGYPPQQQQQNSGPSFMQGCLAALCCCCLLDACF, encoded by the exons ATGAGCTACTACGGCCAGCAGCAGGCGCCCGTCGGCGCCCCGCCGCAGCAAG GTTACCCGCCGCAGGGGTATCCTCCGGCCGTTTACCCGCCGCCACAGCAGGGCTACCCGCCGGCCGGATACGGCCAGCAGGGCTACCCGCCTCAACAGGGCTACCCgccccagcagcagcagcagaacagCGGGCCTTCCTTCATGCAAGGATG CCTAGCCGCGCTTTGCTGCTGTTGTCTCTTGGACGCCTGCTTCTGA